In Gordonia phthalatica, one genomic interval encodes:
- a CDS encoding MFS transporter, producing MTSPASDRALPPLFLAGFTTAFGAHGVAAVLGSESSDIGLSILGLGLILALYDVAEVIFKPVFGSLSDRIGTKPVIVGGLVAFVLASCVAVVHPTPLLFAVARLGQGIAASAFSPASSASVARLAGPKQLGRYFGRYGAWKSVGYVLGPLIGVAIAHWWSIAAVFGTMAAVGAIAAVWVVVGMPALPVVPRPRYTVADLIRQTTDRGFLVPTMILATSTGVLGVAVGFLPYLATQLDLPALVGPAAVAVLALGSIFAQPRVGALHDAGRLAARRGSTVGLAVAAACVVLIAVAPHAATLFIAAAGLGIAIGTVTPLAFSHLASVTPEERMGRTMGNAEMGRELGDAGGPLLVGGVAAVAALPVGLGVLGGVTAVSALLAWAGLRDRARDQAPPN from the coding sequence GTGACCTCGCCCGCCTCGGATCGCGCGCTCCCTCCCCTGTTTCTCGCCGGTTTCACCACTGCGTTCGGTGCGCACGGCGTCGCTGCGGTCCTCGGCAGCGAGTCGTCGGACATCGGCCTCAGCATTCTCGGACTCGGTTTGATCCTGGCGTTGTACGACGTCGCCGAGGTGATCTTCAAACCGGTCTTCGGATCGTTGAGCGACCGGATCGGGACCAAGCCGGTGATCGTCGGCGGCCTCGTCGCCTTCGTCCTGGCCTCGTGTGTGGCGGTGGTGCATCCGACGCCGCTGCTGTTCGCGGTGGCACGGCTGGGTCAGGGCATCGCCGCGTCGGCCTTCTCCCCTGCCTCATCGGCATCGGTCGCGCGGCTGGCGGGCCCGAAGCAGCTCGGCCGCTACTTCGGCCGATACGGGGCGTGGAAGAGTGTCGGCTATGTGCTCGGCCCGCTGATCGGCGTCGCGATCGCGCACTGGTGGAGCATCGCCGCCGTGTTCGGCACGATGGCCGCGGTCGGAGCTATCGCCGCGGTGTGGGTGGTCGTCGGGATGCCCGCCCTGCCGGTGGTCCCGCGCCCTCGGTACACCGTCGCCGACCTGATCCGGCAGACCACCGACCGCGGATTCCTGGTCCCCACCATGATTCTCGCGACGTCGACGGGCGTCCTCGGCGTGGCCGTCGGATTCCTCCCCTACCTCGCGACGCAGCTGGACCTTCCCGCGCTCGTCGGACCCGCCGCCGTCGCGGTGCTGGCGCTCGGGTCGATCTTCGCGCAGCCGCGCGTCGGTGCTCTGCACGATGCCGGTCGCCTCGCGGCCCGACGCGGCAGCACCGTCGGACTCGCCGTCGCGGCCGCGTGCGTCGTTCTGATCGCCGTCGCACCGCACGCCGCCACCCTGTTCATCGCCGCAGCCGGCCTCGGTATCGCGATCGGCACCGTGACCCCGCTGGCGTTCAGTCACCTCGCGTCGGTCACCCCGGAGGAACGGATGGGGCGGACGATGGGCAACGCCGAGATGGGCCGCGAGCTCGGCGACGCCGGCGGACCGCTGCTGGTGGGCGGCGTGGCCGCGGTCGCCGCGCTGCCGGTCGGCCTCGGGGTGCTCGGCGGCGTCA
- the arsB gene encoding ACR3 family arsenite efflux transporter: MTQLQTPSAVVGRLSFLDRFLPVWIGVAMAVGLLLGRMIPGLGDALSAVAVDGISLPIAIGLLIMMYPVLAKVRYDRLDTVTGDRRLLVGSLVLNWVVGPALMFTLAWTLLPDLPEYRTGLIIVGLARCIAMVIIWNDLACGDREAAAVLVAINSVFQVVMFAILGWFYLSVLPGWLGLEQTTIETSPWQIAKSVLIFLGVPLLAGFLTRRFGERARGREWYETRFLPAIGQFALYGLLFTIVILFALQGEQITSRPMDVVRIAIPLLAYFAIMWGGGYLLGASLGLGYERTTTIAFTAAGNNFELAIAVAIATYGAASGQALAGVVGPLIEVPVLVGLVYVSLALRKRFGRHRLDKTSAAPESTSGAE, translated from the coding sequence ATGACGCAACTGCAGACCCCGTCGGCGGTGGTCGGCAGGCTGTCATTTCTCGACCGCTTCCTACCGGTGTGGATCGGCGTGGCGATGGCAGTCGGGCTCCTTTTGGGGCGGATGATCCCCGGGCTCGGCGACGCGTTGAGCGCGGTCGCCGTCGACGGCATCTCTCTGCCGATCGCGATCGGCCTGCTGATCATGATGTATCCGGTGCTGGCGAAGGTCCGGTACGACCGCCTCGACACGGTCACCGGCGACCGACGTCTACTGGTGGGCTCGCTGGTCTTGAACTGGGTGGTCGGCCCCGCCTTGATGTTCACGCTCGCGTGGACCCTCCTACCGGACCTGCCCGAGTATCGGACCGGACTGATCATCGTCGGCCTGGCTCGATGCATCGCGATGGTGATCATCTGGAACGACCTCGCATGCGGCGACCGGGAAGCCGCCGCGGTCCTGGTGGCCATCAACTCGGTGTTCCAGGTCGTGATGTTCGCAATTCTCGGCTGGTTCTATCTGTCGGTCCTGCCGGGATGGCTGGGTCTGGAGCAGACGACGATCGAGACCTCACCGTGGCAGATAGCGAAGTCGGTGCTGATCTTCCTCGGCGTCCCGCTGCTCGCCGGCTTCCTGACTCGGCGATTCGGCGAGCGTGCCAGGGGTCGCGAGTGGTACGAGACGCGATTCCTCCCCGCGATCGGGCAGTTCGCGCTCTACGGACTCCTGTTCACCATCGTCATCCTCTTCGCGCTGCAGGGCGAGCAGATCACGTCGCGGCCGATGGACGTCGTCCGGATCGCGATCCCGCTGCTTGCCTACTTCGCGATCATGTGGGGCGGCGGCTACCTCCTCGGCGCATCGCTCGGGCTCGGGTACGAGAGGACGACCACGATCGCGTTCACCGCTGCCGGCAACAACTTCGAGTTGGCGATCGCCGTCGCCATCGCCACGTACGGCGCCGCGTCGGGGCAGGCGCTGGCGGGTGTCGTCGGACCGCTGATCGAGGTGCCGGTGCTCGTCGGACTGGTCTATGTCTCGTTGGCGCTACGGAAACGATTCGGTCGGCACCGTCTCGACAAGACGTCCGCGGCACCGGAATCGACGTCGGGCGCGGAATAG
- a CDS encoding LLM class flavin-dependent oxidoreductase: MKNIGFLSFGHWSDVPGSLVTSGADALLQSIDLAVAAEDLGADGAYFRVHHFARQLGTPFPLLAAIGAKTSRIEIGTGVIDMRYENPLALAEQAGAADLIAGGRLQLGISRGSPEQVVDGYKYFGYVPKEGQSDADMARQHAGVFLKVIDGEGFAQPSPNPMFANPPGLLPIEPQSPGLGDRIWWGAGSRATAEWTARQGLNLMSSTLLTEDTGVPFHQLQAEQIERFHTEWKNQGFERKPRVSVSRSIFPIMNEEDNRYFGLRGQAAKDQVGVIDGSTARFGRTYAAEPDKLIEELREDEAIAAADTLLLTVPNQLGVEYNAHVIESLLTHVAPALGWR, translated from the coding sequence GTGAAGAACATCGGATTCCTTTCGTTCGGACACTGGTCCGACGTTCCCGGCTCGCTCGTCACGTCGGGGGCCGACGCCCTGCTGCAATCCATCGACCTGGCCGTGGCGGCCGAAGATCTCGGCGCGGACGGCGCGTACTTCCGCGTGCACCACTTCGCCCGCCAGCTCGGCACCCCGTTCCCGCTGCTCGCAGCCATCGGCGCCAAGACCAGCCGCATCGAGATCGGCACCGGTGTCATCGACATGCGTTACGAGAATCCTCTCGCGCTCGCCGAACAGGCCGGCGCTGCGGACCTGATCGCAGGCGGACGCCTGCAACTCGGGATCTCGCGGGGATCGCCCGAGCAGGTGGTCGACGGGTACAAGTACTTCGGCTACGTGCCCAAGGAAGGTCAGTCCGACGCCGACATGGCACGACAGCACGCGGGCGTCTTCCTCAAGGTGATCGACGGGGAGGGCTTCGCGCAGCCGAGCCCGAACCCGATGTTCGCCAATCCGCCCGGGCTGCTGCCGATCGAGCCGCAGTCGCCCGGACTCGGCGACCGGATCTGGTGGGGTGCGGGTTCCCGCGCGACCGCCGAGTGGACCGCCCGGCAGGGTCTCAACCTGATGAGCTCCACCCTCCTCACCGAGGACACCGGCGTCCCGTTCCACCAGTTGCAGGCCGAGCAGATCGAACGCTTCCACACCGAGTGGAAGAACCAGGGCTTCGAGCGGAAACCTCGAGTCTCGGTGAGCCGCAGCATCTTCCCGATCATGAACGAGGAGGACAACCGGTACTTCGGGTTGCGCGGCCAGGCGGCGAAGGACCAGGTCGGCGTCATCGACGGCAGCACTGCGCGCTTCGGTCGCACGTACGCAGCGGAGCCCGACAAGCTGATCGAAGAACTCCGCGAGGATGAGGCGATCGCCGCCGCGGACACCCTGCTGCTGACGGTCCCGAACCAGTTGGGTGTCGAGTACAACGCGCACGTCATCGAGTCGCTGTTGACCCACGTGGCCCCGGCACTCGGCTGGCGCTGA
- a CDS encoding SdpI family protein, whose protein sequence is MSGNVGALTGAAGIVVIAGLGIIWLGRACGRGALARNQFVGIRTRWTMASDAAWDAGHRAGAHRMVMSGVGTAAIGVVAVAAVFLSVLGVSETGTAVTVVALVLCSTVWMVGWLLAATVTADRAAKAVVG, encoded by the coding sequence ATGAGCGGGAACGTGGGGGCACTGACGGGAGCGGCCGGGATCGTGGTGATCGCCGGACTGGGGATCATCTGGTTGGGACGAGCCTGCGGTCGAGGAGCGCTCGCCCGCAATCAGTTCGTCGGAATCCGAACCCGCTGGACGATGGCCTCGGATGCCGCGTGGGACGCCGGGCACCGCGCAGGAGCGCACCGGATGGTGATGAGCGGTGTCGGGACCGCCGCGATCGGCGTGGTCGCGGTGGCCGCGGTCTTCCTGTCTGTGCTGGGAGTATCGGAGACGGGCACGGCCGTCACGGTCGTCGCACTGGTCCTCTGTTCGACGGTGTGGATGGTCGGATGGCTGCTCGCCGCGACCGTGACCGCTGATCGCGCTGCGAAAGCAGTGGTGGGATAG
- a CDS encoding acetyl-CoA C-acetyltransferase, with the protein MRDVVICEPVRTPIGRFGGALKTLSAAQLGEAALRGLIDRTGVAPEVIDDVILGHCYPSSEAPAIGRVVALDAGLPITVPGAQVDRRCGSGLYSVIIAAMQVATGVNDVAVAGGVESMSNVPFYSTDMRRGVRGPGVMLHDGLARGRETAGGRDYPVPGGMLETTENLRRDYGITRLEQDQLAAESQRRAVAAQAAGVLAAEIVPVTISSKKGDVLVDTDEHPRPETTVESLSTLRPVLLASDPDATVTAGNASGQNDAAAVCLVTHPERAEQLGLRPIARLVSWAVAGVEPARMGLGPVPATNAALDRAGLSLADMDVIELNEAFAAQVLACTREWGLDSDDFARINVHGSGISLGHPVGATGTRMLGALARELVRREALYGLATMCIGGGQGLAAIIQRV; encoded by the coding sequence ATGCGCGATGTGGTGATCTGCGAACCGGTCCGGACTCCGATCGGCCGTTTCGGCGGCGCCCTGAAAACGCTGTCCGCAGCACAGCTGGGCGAAGCCGCCCTGCGCGGCCTGATCGACCGGACCGGCGTCGCACCCGAGGTGATCGACGACGTGATCCTCGGTCACTGCTACCCCAGCAGCGAGGCGCCGGCGATCGGCCGCGTCGTCGCTCTCGACGCAGGCCTTCCGATCACCGTGCCCGGCGCGCAGGTGGATCGACGGTGCGGGTCCGGCCTGTATTCGGTGATCATCGCCGCGATGCAGGTCGCGACCGGCGTCAACGACGTGGCGGTGGCCGGCGGCGTCGAGTCGATGAGCAACGTGCCCTTCTACTCCACCGACATGCGGCGTGGCGTGCGTGGTCCGGGCGTCATGCTGCACGACGGACTGGCGCGCGGCCGCGAGACCGCCGGTGGCCGCGACTACCCGGTGCCGGGCGGCATGCTCGAGACCACAGAGAACCTGCGCCGCGACTACGGCATCACGCGGTTGGAGCAGGACCAGCTCGCCGCCGAGTCGCAGCGACGCGCGGTGGCCGCACAGGCGGCCGGGGTGCTGGCCGCCGAGATCGTGCCGGTCACGATCAGTTCGAAGAAGGGCGACGTGCTGGTCGACACCGACGAGCATCCGAGGCCTGAAACCACCGTCGAATCCCTGTCGACGCTGCGACCGGTCCTCCTGGCGTCCGATCCCGACGCCACCGTCACCGCGGGCAATGCCAGCGGCCAGAACGACGCCGCCGCGGTCTGCCTCGTGACCCACCCCGAACGCGCTGAGCAGCTCGGTCTGCGCCCGATCGCACGTCTGGTGTCGTGGGCGGTCGCGGGCGTCGAGCCGGCCCGCATGGGCCTCGGCCCCGTCCCCGCCACCAACGCTGCGTTGGACCGCGCCGGCCTGTCTCTGGCCGACATGGACGTCATCGAACTCAACGAGGCGTTCGCCGCGCAGGTGCTGGCCTGCACCCGCGAATGGGGTTTGGACAGTGACGATTTCGCACGCATCAACGTGCACGGGTCCGGCATCTCACTGGGCCATCCGGTCGGCGCGACGGGCACTCGGATGCTCGGCGCACTGGCCCGTGAACTCGTGCGCCGCGAGGCCCTCTACGGGCTGGCGACCATGTGCATCGGCGGCGGGCAGGGTCTCGCCGCCATCATCCAGCGCGTGTGA
- a CDS encoding TetR/AcrR family transcriptional regulator, translating to MSSEARQERAIRTREQILNGAVDVLVEHGYAGMTMQRVQAAAGVSRGALTHHFASMSQIAVAAVDFIAENQAEEIRGALSADMSITAAVDVIHEITRRPTYVAGLQLWIAARTEPALREALQPGAHQLFHDLRDALSPFAGDLDDDRFAVFLDGLLSLFRGLAIGGVLRDRPHREKEVLAAWLTAFASPGD from the coding sequence GTGAGCAGTGAGGCCCGTCAAGAGCGCGCGATACGCACGCGGGAGCAGATCCTGAACGGTGCCGTCGACGTTCTCGTGGAGCACGGCTACGCGGGAATGACGATGCAGCGGGTTCAGGCCGCGGCCGGAGTCAGCCGCGGCGCCCTCACCCACCACTTCGCCTCGATGTCCCAGATCGCCGTGGCCGCCGTCGATTTCATCGCGGAGAACCAGGCCGAGGAGATCCGCGGAGCCCTCTCCGCCGACATGTCGATCACCGCGGCCGTCGACGTCATCCACGAGATCACCCGCCGCCCCACCTATGTCGCGGGTCTGCAGCTCTGGATCGCCGCGCGCACCGAACCGGCCCTGCGCGAGGCGCTGCAGCCGGGTGCCCACCAGCTGTTCCACGACCTGCGCGACGCCCTCTCCCCCTTCGCCGGCGATCTCGATGACGACCGTTTCGCGGTCTTCCTCGACGGCCTCCTCAGTCTCTTCCGCGGCCTCGCGATCGGCGGCGTCCTACGGGATCGTCCGCACCGGGAGAAGGAGGTCCTCGCAGCCTGGCTCACCGCTTTCGCTTCCCCGGGGGACTGA
- a CDS encoding crotonase/enoyl-CoA hydratase family protein produces the protein MVNDIRIDHDGDVTIVAMARPDRHNAVDGGMARELADAFREFEASDAKVAVLAGDGASFCAGADLKAVGTDRSNALNLEGDGPMGPTRLDLDKPVIAAINGYAVAGGLELALWCDLRVADDDATLGVFCRRWGVPLIDGGTIRLPRLIGHSRAMDLILTGRAVDAAEALSFGLVNRVVPAGTARAAAVALAHDIARMPETCMRGDRRSARAQWSDTEETALRREFAIGMTSLMADGVDGAGRFASGKGRGGSFDDI, from the coding sequence ATGGTGAACGATATCCGCATCGACCACGACGGCGACGTGACGATCGTGGCCATGGCCCGCCCCGATCGGCACAACGCGGTCGACGGAGGCATGGCGCGGGAGCTCGCGGACGCCTTCCGCGAGTTCGAGGCCTCCGACGCCAAGGTGGCGGTTCTTGCCGGAGACGGCGCGTCGTTCTGCGCGGGCGCCGACTTGAAAGCCGTCGGCACCGATCGCAGCAACGCGCTGAACCTGGAAGGGGACGGGCCGATGGGGCCCACCCGGCTCGACCTCGACAAGCCGGTGATCGCCGCCATCAACGGCTACGCGGTGGCCGGCGGTCTGGAACTCGCGCTCTGGTGCGACCTCCGCGTGGCCGACGACGACGCGACACTCGGTGTCTTCTGCCGACGGTGGGGCGTGCCGCTGATCGACGGCGGGACCATCCGGCTGCCGAGGTTGATAGGGCACAGTCGCGCCATGGATCTGATCCTCACCGGCCGGGCCGTCGACGCCGCCGAAGCGCTGAGCTTCGGGCTCGTCAACCGCGTCGTCCCGGCGGGGACAGCGCGGGCGGCGGCGGTGGCGCTGGCCCACGACATCGCCCGCATGCCCGAGACGTGCATGCGCGGCGACCGCCGATCGGCCCGCGCGCAGTGGTCGGATACGGAGGAGACCGCCCTGCGTCGGGAGTTCGCGATCGGCATGACCTCGCTCATGGCCGACGGTGTCGACGGGGCGGGGAGGTTCGCGTCGGGCAAGGGGCGCGGCGGCTCCTTCGACGACATCTGA
- a CDS encoding GNAT family N-acetyltransferase, whose protein sequence is MSDATSAETFAAPRLRALERSDLAFVHGLFNDPDVMRYWFEPAHTTLADLEDAFDRQRGSDHLRRFILETAGRRVGLVELMYIDHVHRNCEFQIIISPSEQGRGYASAATRGALDFAFRALNLHKVWLLVDTENAAAVHVYEKSGFAVEGVLRQEFFADGAYRDATRMAIFADDYLDPTRT, encoded by the coding sequence ATGAGCGACGCCACGTCTGCGGAGACCTTCGCCGCGCCCCGACTTCGAGCGCTGGAACGGTCCGACCTCGCGTTCGTCCACGGACTGTTCAACGATCCCGACGTGATGCGGTATTGGTTCGAGCCCGCGCACACCACGCTCGCCGACCTGGAAGACGCCTTCGACCGCCAGCGCGGCAGTGACCACCTGCGACGGTTCATTCTCGAGACCGCCGGTCGTCGGGTGGGTCTGGTGGAGTTGATGTACATCGACCATGTGCACCGGAACTGCGAGTTCCAGATCATCATCTCGCCGTCCGAACAGGGACGCGGCTACGCGAGCGCAGCGACCCGGGGAGCGCTCGACTTCGCCTTCCGAGCGTTGAACCTGCACAAGGTGTGGCTGCTCGTCGACACCGAGAACGCCGCTGCCGTCCACGTCTACGAGAAGTCGGGGTTCGCGGTGGAAGGTGTGCTGCGGCAGGAGTTCTTCGCCGACGGCGCCTATCGCGACGCGACGCGGATGGCGATCTTCGCCGACGACTATCTGGACCCGACGCGGACGTGA
- a CDS encoding esterase/lipase family protein, with protein sequence MKGGLSRIALIITCALTAVGLIAAPAAAAPKLPVSYDFLDGIRAELSNPGGSLPGTNDFSCRPTARHPRPVVLVHGSGGGRQTNWATLAPVLKNAGYCVFAPTYGALSSAWPASALGGLGPKLDSAWDVKRFMDRVMTATGVRQIDLVGHSLGTEIPTYWMKYLGGRGHVAHYVSLAPYWRQGPDDDDARGEAIAEFRAWLGISAPVRPDCPECSTPPRDLNFNRAVRVPTPYLPGVAYTNIVTRDDEIVTPYTAGLLDGPPGTSVRNIVVQNGCALDHSDHMSITSNRRSAALVRNALDPAHPVPVPCVPVAPVTGG encoded by the coding sequence ATGAAGGGTGGACTCAGTCGCATCGCCCTGATCATCACGTGCGCACTGACAGCGGTCGGACTGATCGCGGCGCCGGCGGCCGCTGCCCCGAAACTTCCGGTCTCCTACGACTTCCTCGACGGGATCCGTGCCGAGCTCTCGAACCCGGGCGGCTCCCTGCCCGGCACCAACGACTTCTCCTGTCGGCCGACGGCGCGGCACCCGCGGCCCGTCGTTCTGGTGCACGGCAGCGGCGGCGGCCGACAGACGAACTGGGCGACGCTCGCTCCCGTGCTGAAGAACGCCGGATACTGCGTCTTCGCTCCGACCTACGGCGCACTGTCGTCGGCGTGGCCGGCGTCGGCGCTCGGCGGACTCGGCCCCAAGCTCGACAGCGCGTGGGACGTCAAACGATTCATGGACCGGGTGATGACCGCGACCGGTGTCCGGCAGATCGACCTCGTCGGCCACTCGCTAGGCACCGAGATCCCCACGTACTGGATGAAGTACCTTGGCGGTCGCGGACACGTCGCGCACTACGTGTCGCTTGCGCCGTACTGGCGGCAGGGACCGGACGACGACGATGCGCGCGGCGAGGCGATCGCGGAGTTCCGTGCCTGGCTGGGGATCTCGGCGCCGGTCCGCCCCGACTGCCCGGAGTGCAGTACGCCGCCCAGGGATCTGAACTTCAATCGCGCGGTCCGCGTCCCGACGCCGTACCTGCCGGGCGTCGCCTACACGAACATCGTGACCCGCGACGACGAGATCGTCACGCCGTACACGGCGGGTCTCCTCGACGGCCCACCCGGCACCAGCGTGCGCAACATCGTCGTCCAGAACGGGTGCGCCCTCGACCATTCCGACCACATGTCGATCACGTCGAACCGGCGCAGCGCGGCCCTGGTGCGCAACGCCCTCGATCCGGCCCATCCGGTTCCGGTGCCGTGCGTCCCCGTCGCGCCGGTGACGGGCGGCTGA
- a CDS encoding 4a-hydroxytetrahydrobiopterin dehydratase, producing the protein MTDYRPEPLTDSDADAQTSGAWTVDGGMLVATYKPGNMVRGLEMVTAVAAAAEEANHHPDVDLRYPTVTYRLMTHSEGQLTSYDVALAQRIDAIAAEMEIPAG; encoded by the coding sequence ATGACCGACTATCGACCCGAACCACTGACCGACAGCGACGCCGACGCGCAGACGTCGGGCGCGTGGACCGTCGACGGCGGCATGCTCGTCGCCACCTACAAACCCGGCAACATGGTGCGCGGTCTCGAGATGGTGACCGCCGTCGCCGCTGCAGCGGAGGAGGCGAACCACCACCCCGACGTCGACCTGCGGTATCCGACCGTCACGTACCGTCTGATGACGCACAGTGAAGGGCAGCTCACCTCGTACGATGTCGCGCTCGCTCAGCGGATCGACGCAATCGCCGCGGAGATGGAGATCCCTGCGGGGTGA
- a CDS encoding NUDIX hydrolase, with protein sequence MPTPEYVLKLREHIGHEPLVLIGVTAVILRETSDGTSVLLGRRSDNGALAPITGIVDPGEEPAIAARREAREEADVEIEVERLAWVHQLPRKTHVNGDQVDYLDLTFRCRWVSGDPRPADGELTEVGWWSVDDLGEVASDDLRERIRLAAEGVGEAEFRR encoded by the coding sequence ATGCCGACACCCGAGTACGTACTGAAGCTGCGCGAACACATCGGACACGAGCCGCTGGTCCTGATCGGGGTGACGGCGGTGATCCTCCGCGAGACCTCGGACGGGACGAGCGTCCTGCTCGGCCGGCGCTCGGACAACGGGGCGCTGGCACCGATCACCGGCATCGTCGATCCGGGGGAGGAGCCCGCGATCGCTGCGCGTCGGGAGGCGCGCGAGGAGGCGGATGTCGAGATTGAGGTGGAGCGGCTGGCGTGGGTGCACCAGTTGCCGCGCAAGACGCACGTCAACGGCGACCAGGTGGACTACCTGGACCTGACCTTCCGCTGCCGCTGGGTGTCCGGCGATCCGCGGCCCGCGGACGGCGAGCTGACCGAGGTCGGCTGGTGGAGCGTCGACGACCTCGGGGAGGTGGCGTCGGACGATCTGCGCGAGCGGATCAGGCTGGCGGCGGAGGGCGTCGGCGAGGCAGAGTTCCGGCGGTGA
- the nuoN gene encoding NADH-quinone oxidoreductase subunit NuoN — MTALALDPQSIDYFRLSPMLIVFGVAVVAVLVEAFASTAHRYRIQLTLAGVGLVASMVALGFVVRSYRVDGASDAMSGAVVIDGPTLFLQGTVLLVGLGSVVIMGERRLDRVWAPLEVQTAAGARISVSSSGRDSEGSVVDDADLPADAFTPSGATVPGSPDELIAGRTGIITTEVYPLALLAIGGMMLFGACGDLLTMFIALEVLSLPLYLLCALARRRRLLSQEASLKYFLLGAFSSAIFLFGASFAYGATGSLDLGDIGAAITGNAAGTAADHTIALLAMALIAVGLLFKVGAVPFGSWIPDVYQGAPSPVTALMASATKVAAFGGLLRVLHVAFPSLEDDSRVALWVVTIATMVIATFMAVTQTDIKRMLAYSSVSHVGFALVGAVTISQAGVSTTLFYVAAYAVSAFGAFALLSVVRDKTGREATGFTAWTGLGRRRPLVGAMMSLFLLSFAGIPLTSGFIAKFAVFNAAGHDGAWTLVIVGVVCSAIAAYFYIRVIVAMFFADVDDPDEAPDVMTPSLLTSIPIAVSAAVTLVLGIFPQWLLDLADTASTFLR, encoded by the coding sequence ATGACTGCACTCGCTCTCGACCCGCAGAGCATCGACTACTTCCGCCTGTCGCCGATGCTGATCGTCTTCGGTGTCGCCGTGGTCGCCGTGCTCGTCGAGGCGTTCGCATCCACCGCGCACCGGTACCGCATTCAGTTGACGCTCGCCGGCGTCGGTCTCGTCGCATCGATGGTCGCCCTCGGCTTCGTCGTCCGCTCCTATCGGGTCGACGGTGCGTCCGATGCGATGTCGGGCGCCGTCGTGATCGACGGCCCCACGCTGTTTCTGCAGGGCACCGTTCTCCTGGTGGGTCTCGGCTCCGTCGTGATCATGGGCGAACGTCGACTCGACCGCGTGTGGGCGCCCCTCGAGGTCCAGACGGCGGCGGGCGCTCGGATCTCGGTGAGCAGTTCCGGCCGTGACAGCGAAGGGTCGGTCGTCGACGACGCCGATCTCCCTGCCGATGCCTTCACCCCGTCGGGCGCCACCGTTCCCGGATCGCCCGACGAACTGATCGCCGGCCGCACCGGCATCATCACGACCGAGGTCTATCCGCTCGCGCTGCTGGCGATCGGCGGCATGATGCTGTTCGGCGCGTGCGGCGACCTGCTGACGATGTTCATCGCCCTCGAAGTGCTGTCGCTGCCGCTGTACCTGCTGTGCGCGTTGGCCAGGCGCCGTCGTCTCCTGTCGCAGGAGGCGTCCCTCAAGTACTTCCTGCTCGGTGCGTTCTCGTCGGCCATCTTCCTGTTCGGCGCGTCGTTCGCCTACGGTGCCACCGGTTCGCTCGACCTCGGCGACATCGGCGCCGCCATCACCGGCAACGCTGCGGGCACCGCCGCCGACCACACGATCGCGCTGCTCGCGATGGCCTTGATCGCCGTCGGACTGCTGTTCAAGGTCGGTGCCGTCCCGTTCGGCTCCTGGATCCCGGACGTGTACCAGGGCGCACCCAGCCCGGTGACCGCCCTGATGGCGTCGGCCACCAAGGTCGCGGCGTTCGGCGGCCTCCTCCGCGTGCTGCACGTCGCGTTCCCGTCGCTCGAGGACGACTCGCGCGTCGCACTCTGGGTGGTGACCATCGCGACGATGGTGATCGCCACGTTCATGGCCGTCACCCAGACCGACATCAAGCGGATGCTCGCGTACTCGTCGGTGAGCCACGTCGGCTTCGCCCTCGTCGGCGCCGTCACGATCAGTCAGGCCGGTGTCTCAACGACGCTGTTCTATGTGGCCGCCTACGCCGTCTCGGCGTTCGGAGCCTTCGCTCTGCTGTCCGTGGTGCGTGACAAGACCGGTCGAGAGGCCACCGGCTTCACCGCCTGGACCGGTCTCGGCCGCCGCCGCCCGCTGGTCGGCGCGATGATGTCACTGTTCCTGCTGTCGTTCGCCGGGATACCGCTCACCAGTGGCTTCATCGCCAAGTTCGCGGTCTTCAACGCCGCCGGACACGACGGTGCGTGGACGCTGGTCATCGTCGGCGTCGTCTGCAGCGCCATCGCCGCTTACTTCTACATCCGCGTCATCGTCGCCATGTTCTTCGCCGACGTCGACGATCCCGATGAGGCGCCCGACGTGATGACCCCGAGCCTCCTGACGTCCATCCCCATCGCGGTCTCCGCCGCCGTCACGCTGGTCCTCGGCATCTTCCCCCAGTGGTTGCTGGACCTGGCCGACACCGCGTCGACGTTCCTGCGGTAG